Proteins encoded together in one Thermovenabulum gondwanense window:
- a CDS encoding DAK2 domain-containing protein codes for MQLEYIDAELFRRALYLASKNLSDNRKIVDSLNVYPVPDGDTGTNMSLTIEQAVEEMKKMPENDLKKLADAAAWGALMGARGNSGVILSQLFRGFAAAIGSDKKILKAKDLANSFQKGVEEAYKAILKPVEGTILTVAREMAQKMQMESSKNKDIIEVLEVTIEHGKKVLEKTPEMLKVLKEAGVVDAGGKGLIFLAEGFLKALKNTGDIKEELLPSIEKEKIDNKIQFEEVELTFLYCTEFIVESKNQIPVERLRNSLIELGDSLIVTGMDNLAKVHIHTNHPGKVLEEALRYGELRTVKIDNMKLQHQEYIAQKEQSTSEETVKETLIISVASGEGIKEIFKTLGADIIIEGGQTMNPSTESILSIIENQNANNVILLPNNKNIILTAEQVKKISEKKVYVIPTKSFPQGISALMAFNPEEDIETNIENMMKAFDNAVTGEITFAVRDSKWNGHEIKEGNILGIVDGELKVVGSNCKDVLLPMIFHMIEKKNGNLLTIYTGNDINEQEKNEMKDLIENNFPDLEVEIYEGGQNLYYYILSLE; via the coding sequence TTGCAGCTTGAATACATTGATGCAGAGCTTTTTCGCAGGGCTTTATATTTAGCTTCAAAAAATCTGTCGGATAATCGAAAAATTGTTGATTCATTAAATGTTTATCCCGTTCCGGACGGCGATACGGGGACCAATATGTCGTTGACAATAGAGCAAGCAGTGGAAGAAATGAAAAAGATGCCTGAAAATGACTTAAAAAAATTGGCAGATGCTGCTGCCTGGGGAGCTTTGATGGGAGCCAGGGGCAATTCAGGGGTTATTCTTTCTCAGTTATTCCGGGGTTTTGCTGCCGCTATAGGTTCTGACAAAAAAATTTTAAAAGCTAAGGACCTTGCCAATTCCTTTCAAAAAGGGGTTGAAGAAGCATACAAAGCGATTTTGAAACCTGTAGAGGGAACAATACTTACCGTAGCCAGGGAGATGGCCCAAAAAATGCAGATGGAATCTTCAAAAAACAAAGACATTATAGAAGTGCTGGAAGTAACAATAGAACATGGCAAGAAGGTGCTTGAAAAAACTCCAGAAATGCTGAAGGTATTAAAAGAAGCCGGTGTAGTTGATGCCGGCGGAAAGGGGCTTATATTTCTTGCAGAAGGTTTTTTAAAAGCACTTAAAAACACCGGAGATATAAAGGAAGAATTATTACCTTCTATTGAAAAAGAAAAAATTGATAATAAGATCCAATTCGAAGAAGTTGAGCTAACATTTTTATACTGTACGGAGTTTATAGTGGAAAGCAAAAATCAAATTCCTGTAGAGAGACTTAGAAACTCCCTTATCGAATTGGGTGATTCCCTCATAGTAACTGGAATGGATAATTTGGCCAAGGTACATATTCATACAAACCATCCGGGGAAGGTATTGGAAGAGGCTTTAAGATACGGTGAATTGAGGACCGTCAAAATTGACAATATGAAATTGCAGCATCAAGAATACATTGCGCAAAAAGAACAAAGTACCTCTGAGGAGACAGTAAAAGAAACGTTGATAATCTCGGTGGCATCGGGTGAAGGGATAAAAGAAATATTTAAAACCCTGGGTGCGGATATAATTATTGAAGGCGGGCAAACTATGAATCCCAGTACGGAAAGTATTTTATCAATAATTGAAAACCAAAATGCTAACAATGTAATTTTATTGCCCAATAATAAAAATATAATTTTAACTGCGGAGCAGGTAAAAAAAATAAGCGAAAAAAAGGTATATGTAATACCTACAAAATCATTTCCGCAGGGAATTTCTGCGCTAATGGCCTTTAATCCCGAGGAAGACATAGAGACCAATATAGAAAATATGATGAAAGCTTTTGACAATGCGGTTACTGGAGAAATAACTTTTGCAGTCAGGGATTCTAAATGGAACGGGCATGAGATAAAAGAGGGGAATATTTTGGGCATAGTAGATGGAGAGCTAAAGGTAGTTGGTAGTAACTGTAAAGATGTATTATTACCTATGATTTTTCACATGATAGAAAAAAAGAATGGCAATTTGTTAACTATTTATACGGGGAATGACATTAATGAACAGGAAAAAAATGAAATGAAAGACCTGATAGAAAACAATTTTCCGGATTTAGAGGTTGAAATTTATGAAGGAGGGCAAAATCTTTATTATTATATTCTTTCCTTAGAATAG
- the recG gene encoding ATP-dependent DNA helicase RecG, producing the protein MVFLDLNLDVRYLKGVGPARAKLLKALDIKTVKDLLFFFPRDYIDLTPVKLKEAIEDQKTTFFLEVKEPGQDLITRSGIVLTKIPVTDGENNANLVFFNQPYIKSNLFKNEKLIVIGKLRKNFGEYEILSPQYYKVKEDIKKINKILPVYSLTRGLTQKNLQKIIEGAFRDYYLLLKSEEILPQFITQKYDLMPKAKAVYEMHFPKNWDSLKKAKDSLAFEELLIFQMGMRATKEYLLGKKRSNIYRDFNLSPFLNNLPFKLTRGQKRVLKEILQDLNSEKVMNRLLQGDVGSGKTVVAASIIYLAYKNGYQSAFMAPTEILAQQHYENLNKFLNPFGTKVEILKGNMGAKRKEILEKIKKNQISVVVGTHALLQEDVEFANLGLVITDEQHRFGVRQREELVKKGFYPDVMVMSATPIPRTLALTLYADLDISIINEMPKGRKKIATYLVNSELKHRVYKFMISEVEKGHQVYIICPAVEKNNFGLLSVEEKYDEIVKEFPDLKVGILHGKLKNAEKDKVMEDFLSKKIQVLISTTVVEVGVDVPNATLIIIENAERFGLAQLHQLRGRVGRGNLDSCCILITDSREEDARERLKVLLKTSDGFEIAQKDLELRGPGEFLGEKQHGLPEFKFAGYINNLKMIEETKKLADFIYDKGLIKTKEFEKIREIVSERIRHL; encoded by the coding sequence GTGGTATTTTTGGACCTTAATTTGGATGTTCGCTATTTAAAAGGGGTCGGACCGGCAAGGGCGAAACTTTTAAAAGCCCTTGATATAAAAACCGTTAAAGACCTTTTATTTTTTTTTCCAAGGGACTATATCGATCTCACACCAGTGAAATTGAAGGAAGCGATAGAAGATCAAAAGACCACTTTTTTTCTTGAGGTGAAGGAACCGGGGCAAGATCTAATAACCAGAAGCGGTATTGTATTAACGAAAATTCCTGTGACGGATGGGGAAAACAATGCAAATTTGGTTTTTTTTAATCAGCCTTATATTAAAAGTAATCTATTCAAAAATGAAAAATTAATAGTTATTGGAAAATTAAGGAAGAATTTTGGCGAATATGAAATACTAAGTCCTCAGTATTATAAGGTGAAGGAAGATATAAAAAAAATAAATAAAATTTTACCGGTATATTCCCTTACCAGGGGATTAACCCAGAAAAATTTGCAAAAAATAATAGAAGGAGCTTTTAGGGATTATTATTTATTACTGAAAAGCGAAGAAATATTACCTCAATTTATAACGCAAAAATACGATTTAATGCCCAAGGCAAAAGCTGTTTATGAAATGCATTTTCCAAAAAACTGGGATAGTCTTAAAAAGGCAAAAGACAGTCTCGCCTTTGAAGAATTATTAATCTTTCAAATGGGGATGAGAGCTACTAAGGAATATCTCCTCGGAAAAAAGAGGAGCAATATATATAGGGATTTTAATCTCAGCCCTTTTTTAAATAACCTTCCATTTAAATTAACCAGGGGACAAAAAAGGGTTTTAAAAGAAATTCTTCAGGATCTAAATAGTGAGAAAGTAATGAACAGGCTTTTACAGGGGGATGTAGGCTCGGGAAAAACAGTTGTAGCAGCTTCCATTATTTACCTTGCATATAAAAACGGATATCAAAGTGCATTTATGGCTCCTACCGAAATTTTAGCCCAACAGCATTATGAAAATTTAAATAAATTCTTAAATCCTTTTGGAACTAAAGTAGAAATATTGAAAGGGAATATGGGTGCTAAGAGAAAAGAAATATTAGAAAAGATTAAAAAAAATCAAATCAGTGTGGTTGTCGGTACCCATGCTCTTTTACAGGAAGATGTGGAATTTGCTAATCTCGGACTTGTTATAACAGATGAGCAACACCGGTTTGGTGTCAGGCAAAGGGAAGAATTAGTAAAAAAGGGATTCTATCCCGACGTAATGGTAATGAGTGCTACGCCCATACCAAGAACCTTAGCTCTTACTTTATATGCGGATCTTGACATTTCGATAATTAATGAAATGCCTAAGGGTAGAAAAAAAATTGCTACATATTTGGTAAATAGCGAATTAAAACATAGAGTGTATAAATTTATGATTTCCGAAGTTGAAAAAGGCCATCAGGTATATATTATCTGTCCGGCTGTAGAAAAAAATAATTTTGGTCTTTTAAGTGTTGAAGAAAAATACGATGAAATAGTTAAGGAATTTCCTGATTTAAAAGTAGGCATTCTTCACGGAAAACTAAAAAATGCGGAAAAGGACAAAGTCATGGAAGATTTTTTATCAAAAAAAATTCAGGTACTTATTAGTACCACAGTTGTAGAAGTAGGAGTTGATGTTCCAAACGCTACTTTGATTATTATTGAAAATGCAGAAAGATTTGGACTTGCCCAGTTACATCAATTAAGAGGGAGAGTTGGCAGAGGAAATTTAGATTCGTGCTGTATATTGATCACCGATTCCCGGGAAGAGGATGCGAGAGAAAGATTAAAAGTACTTTTGAAAACGTCCGATGGTTTTGAAATCGCGCAAAAAGATTTGGAATTGAGAGGTCCCGGAGAATTCTTAGGAGAAAAACAGCATGGACTTCCGGAGTTTAAATTTGCAGGATACATAAATAATTTGAAAATGATAGAGGAGACGAAAAAACTGGCTGATTTCATTTACGATAAGGGTTTGATTAAGACTAAGGAGTTTGAAAAAATAAGAGAAATAGTATCCGAGAGAATAAGACATTTATAA
- a CDS encoding alpha/beta-type small acid-soluble spore protein, with protein MALGQKRNKLVVPEARRAMEQFKAEIAREVGITAPPDGYWGNYSARDCGAVGGHMVKRMIEDYERRLSGGTPTQ; from the coding sequence ATGGCACTTGGTCAAAAGAGAAATAAACTCGTAGTTCCCGAAGCAAGGAGAGCTATGGAACAATTCAAAGCTGAAATCGCACGCGAGGTTGGAATCACTGCTCCTCCGGATGGATACTGGGGCAATTATTCTGCCAGGGATTGCGGTGCAGTAGGAGGCCATATGGTAAAAAGAATGATTGAGGATTATGAAAGACGTTTGAGTGGCGGGACGCCTACTCAGTAA
- the rsmD gene encoding 16S rRNA (guanine(966)-N(2))-methyltransferase RsmD, translating to MRIIGGTLRGRKLKSLKGLKTRPTSEMVREALFNILGEKVINSIFLDAYAGTGAVGIEAISRGAKKVYFIEKDKEACRVIRENIKTLGVEEQAVIIRGKIPEIFYSFTEKDDFDIIFLDPPYGDFNIDCINALKEEGFIKTNTLVILQCSFNEKINLTEEFTVIKEKKYGITKLVFFRRN from the coding sequence ATGAGAATAATAGGTGGTACTTTAAGAGGAAGGAAATTAAAATCCCTGAAGGGACTCAAAACAAGGCCTACCTCAGAAATGGTCAGGGAAGCTTTGTTTAATATTCTGGGAGAAAAAGTGATCAATTCTATATTTCTCGATGCTTATGCAGGGACAGGAGCAGTAGGCATTGAAGCAATAAGCCGGGGAGCTAAAAAAGTATATTTTATTGAAAAGGACAAAGAAGCCTGCAGAGTGATAAGAGAAAATATAAAAACTCTTGGAGTTGAAGAACAAGCGGTAATTATAAGAGGAAAAATTCCGGAAATCTTTTATAGTTTTACGGAAAAAGATGATTTTGATATTATATTTCTTGACCCACCTTATGGAGATTTTAATATTGACTGTATAAATGCTCTGAAAGAGGAAGGTTTTATAAAAACCAATACCCTGGTAATTTTACAGTGTTCTTTTAATGAAAAAATAAATTTAACTGAAGAATTTACTGTAATTAAAGAAAAAAAATACGGCATTACAAAACTTGTTTTTTTTAGGAGGAATTGA
- the coaD gene encoding pantetheine-phosphate adenylyltransferase, whose amino-acid sequence MKIAIYPGSFDPITNGHIDVIERSSKLFDRIIVAVLKNPNKKPLFTVEERIDMIKEATKNIENVEVESFTGLLVDFARMKNAKIIVKGLRAVSDFEYEFQMALMNKKLDSEIETVFIMTNVRYSYLSSSVVKEVAGFGGCIKDLVPPHVEIKLKEKICKI is encoded by the coding sequence GTGAAAATAGCGATTTATCCCGGTAGTTTTGATCCTATTACAAACGGGCATATTGATGTGATCGAAAGGAGTTCTAAACTATTTGATCGCATTATTGTTGCGGTTTTAAAAAATCCCAACAAAAAGCCTTTATTTACGGTAGAGGAAAGAATTGACATGATAAAAGAAGCAACAAAAAATATAGAAAATGTGGAAGTGGAATCCTTCACCGGCTTGCTGGTAGATTTTGCCAGGATGAAAAATGCCAAAATTATCGTAAAAGGATTGAGAGCGGTTTCCGACTTTGAATATGAATTTCAAATGGCTTTAATGAATAAAAAATTAGACAGTGAAATTGAAACGGTATTTATTATGACAAATGTTAGATATTCTTACTTAAGTTCCAGCGTGGTAAAAGAAGTTGCAGGTTTTGGCGGCTGCATAAAGGATTTGGTACCGCCTCATGTAGAAATTAAATTAAAAGAAAAAATATGCAAAATTTAA
- a CDS encoding ATPase: MDTYYYIEQIQKMLAEASKLPFSNKIVIDHDKILQLLDELIKSLPEEIKKSRKILEERQNILLEAQREGEMIIKEAKEYIEKMVDQNEIIKLAKEKSEEILTNAKKTAREIRVGANKYADEVLEELENQLQKILQSVRKGREELNNKL, from the coding sequence ATGGATACTTATTATTATATTGAACAAATCCAAAAAATGTTAGCTGAAGCTTCAAAACTTCCTTTTTCCAACAAAATTGTAATCGATCACGATAAAATTTTACAATTACTGGATGAATTGATTAAATCCCTCCCGGAAGAAATAAAAAAATCCAGAAAGATTTTAGAAGAAAGACAAAACATCTTACTTGAGGCTCAGCGAGAAGGAGAGATGATTATAAAAGAAGCAAAGGAATATATTGAAAAGATGGTGGATCAAAATGAGATTATCAAGCTTGCAAAAGAAAAATCCGAAGAGATATTGACCAATGCAAAAAAGACAGCAAGGGAAATAAGAGTTGGTGCTAACAAATATGCGGATGAAGTTTTAGAAGAATTGGAAAATCAATTGCAAAAAATTCTTCAATCGGTTAGAAAGGGAAGGGAAGAGTTAAACAACAAATTATAG
- the ylbJ gene encoding sporulation integral membrane protein YlbJ, with amino-acid sequence MRFKIQKSRLSKISQLILPLIAVVITVSIVRYPEEAFKAAFEGLDVWFNIVLPALLPFFIGSQLLMGLGVVHFMGVLLEPMMRPIFNVPGAGSFVMAMGLASGYPLGAMLTGKLVKKKICNTYEAERLMSFTNTADPLFMVGAVAVGMFKDVRLGSIIALSHYISALILGIILKYYAFNSPRTESIGSVKKKENILLKAVKELLRARKEDGRPIGKMLGDCIKDSINSLLLILGFIILFSVIIRILTVAGIISLFVPFIGKVLSLIGINPNLSQAVISGTFEITLGTQLASQAQAPLLDRVIIASAIIAWSGLSVHFQVMSMVSDTDIKITPYVVARFLHAVLAGITSYILMGIPINNYNDLSLPVFAVAPKNTPESWWSIFSISSQVFALLIFILIISSIIIYLWKGFEVFGFKVIKK; translated from the coding sequence ATGCGTTTTAAAATACAAAAAAGCCGCTTATCTAAAATAAGCCAGCTAATATTACCGCTAATTGCTGTAGTGATTACCGTTTCTATAGTTCGATACCCCGAAGAAGCCTTTAAAGCTGCTTTTGAAGGATTAGATGTATGGTTTAATATTGTTCTTCCGGCTCTCCTTCCATTTTTTATAGGTTCCCAACTATTAATGGGACTGGGTGTTGTTCATTTCATGGGAGTACTTCTTGAACCAATGATGAGGCCTATTTTTAATGTCCCCGGTGCCGGTTCTTTCGTCATGGCAATGGGTTTAGCCAGCGGTTATCCCCTCGGAGCAATGCTTACAGGAAAGTTAGTAAAGAAAAAAATTTGTAACACTTATGAGGCGGAAAGGTTAATGTCATTTACCAACACTGCAGACCCTCTTTTTATGGTAGGTGCCGTAGCCGTTGGAATGTTTAAAGATGTTCGATTAGGTTCAATAATAGCATTATCTCATTATATTTCAGCATTAATCTTAGGGATAATTTTAAAGTATTATGCTTTCAATTCTCCCAGAACCGAATCTATCGGATCTGTTAAAAAAAAGGAAAACATACTATTAAAAGCTGTAAAAGAGCTCTTAAGAGCGAGAAAAGAAGACGGGAGACCAATTGGAAAAATGCTCGGAGACTGTATAAAAGATTCTATAAACTCTTTACTTTTGATTTTAGGATTTATAATACTTTTTTCAGTAATAATTCGTATACTAACCGTAGCAGGGATTATTTCGCTATTTGTTCCTTTTATCGGGAAGGTGTTATCATTAATAGGAATAAATCCAAATTTATCCCAGGCCGTAATCAGCGGAACCTTTGAAATCACATTGGGCACTCAATTGGCAAGTCAGGCTCAAGCACCCTTATTGGATAGGGTTATTATAGCAAGTGCTATAATAGCCTGGAGCGGACTTTCGGTGCATTTTCAGGTAATGAGTATGGTTAGTGATACGGATATAAAAATTACACCCTACGTAGTGGCAAGATTTTTGCATGCAGTTTTAGCGGGTATAACATCCTACATATTGATGGGTATTCCGATAAATAATTATAATGATCTGTCCTTACCCGTCTTCGCGGTTGCTCCCAAAAATACTCCGGAAAGCTGGTGGTCAATTTTTTCGATTTCAAGTCAGGTTTTTGCTTTACTAATATTCATACTAATTATATCTTCAATAATAATTTACCTTTGGAAGGGGTTCGAAGTCTTCGGATTTAAGGTAATTAAAAAGTAA
- a CDS encoding patatin-like phospholipase family protein — MEKKIGLALGSGAAKGYAHIGVLKVLEEYKIPVHIITGSSIGSLIGALYASGINIKIIEGLAYNIKRRHFLDITLPRSGLVAGNKIYEMLRLLTKDKDFSELQIPLGVAVTELKSKKLLILQEGNVAFAVRASISIPGIFNPVFTHDGKILVDGGVLERVPGKAAREMGADIVIGVELGFSERKNLNTIYDILFETFDIMGREIQNLKGYDCDVLITPRLEKVNPMAFGEPEYCIEEGKRATLEAIPRILSLLEEKSYE; from the coding sequence TTGGAAAAAAAAATAGGCCTTGCCCTGGGTTCAGGAGCTGCTAAGGGATATGCCCATATTGGTGTATTAAAGGTTCTGGAGGAATACAAAATACCTGTACATATAATTACAGGTTCAAGTATAGGAAGTTTAATCGGGGCATTATATGCTTCAGGAATAAATATTAAAATTATTGAAGGTTTAGCATATAATATAAAAAGACGCCATTTTCTTGATATTACTCTACCGCGCTCGGGATTAGTCGCTGGCAATAAAATATACGAGATGTTAAGATTGCTTACAAAGGATAAAGACTTTTCAGAGCTTCAAATCCCCCTGGGCGTTGCAGTAACGGAACTGAAATCAAAAAAACTTTTAATTTTACAGGAAGGCAATGTGGCTTTCGCAGTCAGAGCCAGCATATCCATACCGGGTATTTTTAACCCTGTCTTTACTCATGATGGAAAAATTTTAGTTGATGGCGGGGTTTTAGAAAGGGTACCGGGTAAAGCGGCCAGAGAAATGGGTGCTGATATCGTGATCGGTGTGGAACTGGGATTTAGCGAACGAAAGAATTTAAATACGATATACGATATATTGTTTGAAACTTTTGATATAATGGGCAGGGAAATTCAAAATTTAAAAGGGTATGATTGTGATGTTTTAATTACCCCTCGTTTAGAAAAAGTGAATCCTATGGCTTTTGGGGAACCCGAATATTGTATAGAAGAAGGGAAGAGAGCTACCTTAGAAGCAATTCCCCGTATACTATCATTGCTGGAGGAAAAAAGCTATGAATAA
- a CDS encoding SepM family pheromone-processing serine protease, protein MNNFLKRNLKKLIITLVILFALNFYLSQNYSIIAPGITVDLKQIVSVEGGDKEEKGAFYLTTVSTRDINIPLFLYAFLSPSVEIEKKEDIIPPGWDMKKYIEYMKQWMEESQKIAEVVALKKAGYNPQILGNGAKVVEVIEDSPAKGKIFPGDVVKKVDGEKINIAEEMIKKVSNRKVGDPVTLEIDREGEKKVITIPTIESKTEKGKAMVGLLITTMDWKPILPKKIIINTGEISGPSAGLMFTLEILNQLLPEDLTKGKKIAGTGTISLDGTVGEIGGVKQKVLAAYRDKAEIFFVPVKNAEDAKKAAKNLNIKIIPVNNIDEVLNYLRSM, encoded by the coding sequence ATGAATAATTTTTTAAAGAGGAATTTAAAGAAATTAATAATTACCTTGGTAATACTTTTTGCTTTAAACTTTTATTTAAGTCAAAATTATTCTATTATTGCACCTGGAATTACCGTTGATTTAAAACAGATTGTCTCTGTTGAAGGAGGAGACAAAGAAGAAAAAGGGGCATTTTATTTGACTACAGTCTCTACAAGGGATATAAATATTCCTCTTTTCCTTTATGCTTTTTTAAGTCCTTCTGTAGAGATAGAAAAAAAAGAAGATATAATACCTCCGGGCTGGGATATGAAGAAATACATCGAGTATATGAAGCAGTGGATGGAAGAAAGTCAAAAAATTGCCGAGGTAGTGGCTCTTAAAAAAGCCGGTTATAATCCACAAATTTTAGGAAATGGAGCAAAGGTAGTGGAAGTAATTGAAGATAGCCCGGCTAAGGGGAAAATATTTCCCGGAGATGTAGTGAAAAAAGTTGATGGGGAGAAAATAAATATAGCGGAAGAAATGATAAAAAAAGTTTCAAATAGAAAGGTGGGGGATCCCGTAACTTTAGAAATTGACAGGGAAGGTGAGAAAAAGGTTATAACGATTCCCACTATTGAGAGTAAAACGGAAAAAGGTAAAGCAATGGTAGGACTTCTAATTACCACCATGGATTGGAAGCCTATATTGCCAAAAAAAATTATTATAAATACAGGTGAAATAAGTGGCCCGTCGGCAGGTTTAATGTTTACTCTGGAAATATTAAACCAGCTTTTACCTGAGGATTTAACAAAAGGTAAAAAAATAGCCGGAACGGGTACTATAAGCTTGGATGGAACTGTTGGAGAAATAGGCGGAGTAAAACAAAAGGTTTTAGCAGCTTACCGGGATAAAGCGGAAATATTTTTTGTGCCCGTTAAAAATGCTGAAGATGCTAAAAAAGCAGCAAAAAACTTAAATATAAAAATTATTCCGGTGAATAATATAGATGAAGTATTGAATTATTTAAGATCAATGTGA
- a CDS encoding nucleotidyltransferase, with protein MKIIGIVAEYNPFHNGHYYHLNKIKEEFNPDAIIIAMSGNFVQRGEPAIFDKWARTYMALKGGADMVVELPVIFSASTAEIFAEGAINLLGEMKIVNYLSFGVEEKKEKELIKIAEILTNEPPPFKQELKSNLKKGLSFPSAREAALIELLKDEFPKNDLSILLKKPNFILGIEYCKAILKNGYTIDILPVLRKGSSYHELEIKPIPSATAVRRFLKENPNIQNIDENQELKNSLPYFTLDIIKNEIELKRGPVFFEDFEEIIFATLLKMSREDFNLYFDVKEGLDRRIQKAVKKSKNILELIDNIKTKRYPETRIRRILTQILLNITKNDLKYRKPNYIRILGFSKKGFSLIKEIEKSSSLPIVISAKDINKLKDEQKKQIEKDILASDIYSLARPSKEQRIFGLDYFKKPIII; from the coding sequence ATGAAAATAATCGGAATTGTTGCTGAATACAACCCTTTTCATAACGGGCATTACTATCATTTGAATAAAATAAAAGAAGAATTTAACCCGGATGCAATAATAATTGCAATGAGTGGAAATTTCGTCCAAAGAGGAGAACCAGCGATTTTTGATAAATGGGCAAGAACTTATATGGCTTTAAAAGGTGGAGCAGATATGGTAGTAGAATTACCGGTAATATTTTCTGCAAGCACTGCTGAAATTTTTGCCGAGGGTGCCATCAATTTATTGGGAGAAATGAAGATAGTTAATTATTTAAGTTTTGGAGTGGAGGAAAAAAAAGAAAAAGAATTAATTAAAATTGCAGAAATCCTTACAAATGAGCCCCCACCCTTTAAGCAGGAATTAAAAAGCAATCTAAAAAAAGGGTTGTCCTTCCCATCTGCAAGAGAAGCCGCTTTAATTGAATTACTGAAAGATGAATTCCCCAAAAATGATCTTTCAATTTTATTGAAGAAGCCAAATTTTATACTTGGAATTGAATACTGTAAAGCTATTTTGAAAAATGGTTATACCATTGACATTCTTCCCGTTTTACGAAAAGGCTCATCCTACCATGAATTAGAAATAAAACCTATTCCCAGCGCTACTGCTGTAAGGCGATTTTTAAAAGAAAATCCAAATATCCAAAATATTGATGAAAACCAGGAATTAAAAAATTCTCTACCTTATTTTACCTTAGATATCATAAAAAATGAAATTGAATTAAAAAGAGGACCGGTGTTTTTTGAAGATTTTGAGGAGATAATATTCGCAACACTTTTAAAAATGTCCCGGGAAGATTTCAATTTGTATTTTGATGTCAAAGAAGGCCTCGATAGAAGAATTCAAAAAGCCGTTAAGAAATCAAAAAATATCCTCGAGTTAATAGATAATATCAAGACTAAAAGATATCCCGAAACCAGAATAAGGAGAATTCTCACTCAAATACTTTTAAATATTACCAAAAATGATTTAAAATACCGTAAACCTAATTATATTAGAATTCTCGGTTTTTCCAAAAAAGGTTTTTCTCTAATTAAAGAAATTGAAAAAAGCTCTTCTTTGCCAATCGTCATTTCAGCTAAGGATATAAATAAATTGAAAGATGAACAAAAGAAACAAATAGAAAAAGATATTTTGGCATCAGATATTTATTCGCTGGCAAGACCTTCCAAAGAGCAAAGAATTTTCGGTTTAGATTATTTCAAAAAACCTATAATAATTTAA
- the pta gene encoding phosphate acetyltransferase, translated as MDLIQKIRERAKATNKTIVLAEGIEERVIKAAVTIRDEKIAKVILLGREEKIKEIAGGIDLSGIEIIDPEISEKTRDYAELLYQLRKDKGMTEEKAMELAKNPIWYGTLMVKNGDVDGMVAGAITATADIFRPAFQVIKTAPGVSVVSSAFIMVVPNCEYGSNGIILFADCAINPNPDAKQLAEIALASSRTWKALMDEEPIIAMLSFSTKGSGQHETVDKVVEATNILRQKAPEIKVDGELQADAALVPKVAKTKAPGSEVAGRANILIFPDLNSGNIGYKLVQRLAKAEAIGPISQGLAMPINDLSRGCSSDDIVNVAAITALQAQNLVK; from the coding sequence ATGGATTTAATTCAAAAAATAAGAGAAAGGGCGAAAGCCACCAATAAAACTATTGTTCTTGCAGAAGGAATTGAAGAAAGGGTAATCAAAGCAGCAGTAACCATCAGGGATGAGAAAATAGCAAAGGTTATACTATTAGGACGGGAAGAGAAAATTAAAGAAATAGCAGGAGGAATTGATCTTTCGGGGATTGAAATTATTGACCCGGAAATTTCGGAAAAAACCAGGGATTATGCTGAACTTTTGTATCAGCTCAGAAAAGACAAAGGTATGACGGAAGAAAAAGCAATGGAACTTGCTAAAAATCCTATTTGGTACGGCACCTTAATGGTAAAAAATGGTGATGTGGATGGAATGGTTGCTGGGGCTATAACCGCCACCGCTGATATTTTTAGACCGGCTTTTCAGGTAATAAAAACAGCTCCAGGAGTGAGTGTAGTTTCCAGTGCTTTTATAATGGTGGTTCCAAATTGTGAGTACGGTTCTAACGGCATTATACTTTTTGCGGATTGCGCAATAAACCCAAACCCCGATGCAAAGCAATTAGCAGAGATTGCATTAGCTTCTTCGAGAACCTGGAAGGCTTTAATGGATGAAGAGCCAATTATAGCAATGCTTTCGTTTTCTACAAAGGGAAGTGGACAGCATGAAACGGTGGACAAGGTAGTTGAAGCAACTAATATTTTAAGACAAAAAGCGCCGGAAATCAAAGTGGACGGCGAGCTGCAAGCAGATGCAGCCCTTGTACCAAAGGTAGCAAAAACTAAGGCCCCGGGTAGCGAGGTAGCTGGAAGAGCTAATATCCTGATATTCCCCGATTTGAATTCAGGGAATATTGGATATAAATTGGTACAGCGCCTGGCAAAGGCGGAAGCTATAGGACCAATTAGCCAGGGGCTTGCAATGCCGATTAATGATTTATCAAGGGGATGCAGCAGTGATGATATCGTAAATGTAGCGGCTATAACCGCATTACAGGCACAGAATTTAGTAAAATAA